The following nucleotide sequence is from Scheffersomyces stipitis CBS 6054 chromosome 4, complete sequence.
CAGAAAACTACTGGTTCGTACTAGAGATTCTATACGTTTACCCAGCATAGAAAATCAGCGTAGTTTAGTAGCACCAGTTTCTCCAATATCGTCTCCTTCGACACCCTCACCAAATCCTTTTTCACAGCAGTCAAACTTGTCAAAGATTCTTGTGAAGTCAACATCTAATGGAGCACATTTTGACCCAGACCAATCGCCTACTACTCCCAGAATTTCTGATACATTTGAGAAAGAGCTCTCGCAGGAATTTGAAACCACTGATCTAGAAAATGGAGATGCGAGTCTCATTCTTCCAGATGAAGGGATACCGACTattgaagttttcaagtCCAGAGAATCTGCTTTCAAAGAACTACTAGATGTTGTCCTCAAACAATGTCTTGAAGACTGTGACATCCAAGAAAATCAGGAGAGATGGGCAATAGCGCTCAAAAGAACATTGAAAAGCATTGACCACATCAAAGTTACTGATACATTGGATATTAGACAGTATGTaaagatcaagaaagttCCTGGTGgtacaattgaagaaacagacgTTATTGATGGGTTATTTATGACAAAGAATATTGACTCCAAGAAAATGTCGTCTACTTTAAGGAATCCGAAGATAGCtttgttgatgtttccATTGGAATATTtaaaacaaaaagaacagTTCATTAGTTTGAGAATTATTGGATCTCAACAGGCTGTGTATATCACCAACTTGGTATCCCGTATAGTCTCTCTCGAGCCGGATATTATAGTTGTAGGTGATTCTGTGTGTGGTCTTGCTGAATCGctacttgaagaagcaggCATTACAGTAATTTCAAATACAAAGCCACAGGTAATCGAGAGAATTTCTAGATATACCAAGGCGgatatttttcaatctgtCAAcgatttgttcttcaagaagggTACTCTTGGAACTTGCActaaatttgaaattaaGAAGTATCTTTTTCAGAATGTTGTGAAGACTTTTGCATTCTTCACTGGAAACGACATTCTGGCCGGCTTCACCATATCATTGAGAGGGGGCGATGAAGAACTCTTGAATAGTGTCAAATATGCTGCTGAGACATTGTTGCCAGGGTATCTCAATGCCAGATTCGAGAACGGATTATTGGACAATCTGATGACTACAATCTCGGAAGAAATCCAGAGCAGTTCTTTGGTTCAATACAATGATATTCTACAAGAAATGAAGTCggatgaagttgaagtagatTTGGAGGAAGAGAATAGAAGTTGTGAATTTAGTTTGGACAGTACAGAAGTCGTCAACTACGTGAAGTTATTCAATGAGCGTAAGTTGAGTTTGTCTCCTACTGTCTGTTTGACATTACCAACACCTTTGGTTAATGTCATTGATTCGTactattcttttcatcgGTTCTTCAAGACTAACAAGGTCATCCAAGATACCCAAGATCCAGATAGTATTCACGAAGAATGGCTCGATGAGATGAAAATTAACATTGACATAAATACTTTGCCCAATAGGGGCAACGACTTACTACAATTCCTTAAACATACCAGTGACACACATTTGAAAGCATTGATCAATGATTACCACTACAGAGCTAGAATTTGGTCCAATTGTGTAAGGTTCTCGTCGTATCAACTCTACCCGATCTTCCATAAGAAGATATATGTTCTTCATTCTACTGTTTCGATTAAACATGCCACTCCCTGTTTGGGTCCAAGTATTGTCGTTATTGATTACTACACTGAAAACGACAAATGTCTTGGTTTATTCCTCGACCAGATCTTCCATGAATCTGGCAAGGATTGTCATGAATGTGGAGAAAGCCTATTGAACCACTACAAGACGTATGTCCATGGAAATGCCAAGTTAGATTTGATACTTGAAAGGTTTGAAGACCTCATTCCAGACCAGCAAAACTATCGAGGAAAGAATCAAAGAGTAATGTGGAGTTTCTGCAAAGAATGTAACTATTCCACACCTATTGTGTCTATGACAGACGAAACTTATTACTTATCTCTAGGAAAATTCCTAGAACTAGCTTTCTATGGTGACAAGATAGTGTTGAATGATCGCCAAACTTGTCAACATGATTACAAGACTTCACATGTGAGGTGTTTCGGCTTCAATGATTACGTGATTAGGTTAGAATATTCCAAAATTGATAACTATGAAGTTGTCGTTCCTAAAAAACAGATTGAGTTCATGCCTGAAATCGACATAAAGTTAAAGCTCGAGCTATTCCACAATATTCAGTCCAAGGTGGATaaattcttccaaagtgTTTCGAAGCGTTTGAATCgtgtcaaagttgataCTTTTGACAGAGCTGAAGATGGTTTAAAGAAGATTCAAGAGTTGAAAGACAAGTTAGAAATTCAATTGAACGCTTTAAAACtgaagacattgaagaCTTACAACTTGTCAGCGCCTACCAACCACTTATGTTTGAATATAATCTTGCGAGAATTGCAGGAGTTAGGTGTTGAATGGGATAGTGAGTTTATCGAATTTGAAAGGGCCTTCTTGCCCagtgaaaatgaaattacCAGGCTTACGCAGTTTCATTTgagaaacttcttgattgaCAAGTACTCTGAAACTCCTGACACTaaagacttgaaagaaaaaaacaagaaagatgaGAAACAGCAGGAACTAAAGAGCGAAGGTATCAtagaatctgaaaaagaGAGGGAGAATTATGTGATTCCAGATGACATCATCCACCCAGAGGATAATGTAATTAACATGTCCCCTGAACCTCTAAATGAAGTTAAAAGACCAgatctttcaacttctcctttgttcaaaatttcCAATGTTCGtgacaagatcaacaagttcgAAGCACCCGTTTTTGATACGGATGACGCTAAACGTATTCCATCGACTCCTGGAAGATCTTTGTCACATAGAGGATCAGAATCTTCATTAGGAGCAACTATTGGAATTCCCAGTCAAAATAAGGTTTCACACCTTGCAAGTTTCTTTGACAATATGAGTTTGGCACAGATTTCAAAAGAATTCCAGAttcaaagagaaaaagaaatgCAAGAGAAATTAAACAAGTTTAGAGCCATTCCTATTATGGAAAGTAAACCTATTGTCGAAATTTACGACAAAATTGAGGATGTTATTGTGAATGATGATgatagaaagaagaaagaccCACCCAAGGAAGCGATTGATGCCTCGAGAAGTACAACAGAAAACAATGAAGACGCTAGAGACCCTTCTTCGTTGGATCCTAGTATTACCAAGGCTGGGACAAAACTTGAGATCCCACAACCAGAAAAAAtatcgttgttgaagtcacTAACCAATTTTTGGGCCGACAGATCTGCAACTTTGTGGGATCCTTTAGAATATCCATTGGACTCTCATGAGCATACATTTGCTGACTCTGAAGTCATTGTTCGAGATGATGAGCCATCTTCTCTTGTGGCCTTCTGTTTGTCTTCCAATGATTACAAACAAAAGATTAGAGCAATGCAAGCGGAGACCTTGCCAATCGATGCTGTGACTGGATTTGATGTAGAAAATAACGAAGACAACAATAAGAAAATCAGCAGTTTCAGCAAGAttgagaagaagttcaaaaaGAACTTTAACGACCGAACGGGAAAGATCAATGAATATGAACGGACTATGATCAAAAACAAGTCCAACCACTTGAAGTATCAATTTGTAGATGGTACTACTAATCTTTCGTGCAAGATTTTCTACAGTGAGCAGTTTGAAGCGTTTAGAAATGCTTGCGGGAACCATGACAATTTCATTCAGAGTTTGAGTCGATGCGTTAAGTGGCAATCTAGTGGTGGCAAAAGTGGATCCAATTTCTTAAAGACTTTGGACAACAGATATATTGTCAAAGAATTATCTACGTCCGAATTAGACTCATTTGTTTCTATTGCACCTTTCTACTTCAAGTACATTTCTCAGTCTATGTTCAATACTTTGAGTACGGCTATTGCCAAGATCTTTGGTTTCTACCAGATCCAGGTCAAAAATACTCAAACAGGGAAGACATTTAAGATGGATTTCTTGATTATGGAGAATTTGTTTTACAACCATAAAACAACACGTATCTTTGACTTGAAGGGATCAATGAGAAATAGACATGTGAAACAAACCGGCAAAGAGAACGAAGTGTTGCTTGACGAGAACATGATTGAATATATTTACGAGTCTCCCGTGTTTGTACAAGAGCAGCTGAAGAAACTATTGAGAGGTTCGTTGTTCAACGACACCTCCTTTTTGCTGGCCATGGATGTAATGGACTACTCTTTGGTGATTGGTATTGATGACTCggccaagaagttgtatATTGGCATTATCGATTGGTTGAGAACGTTTACGTGGGACAAGAAGGTGGAAAACTGGGTCAAGggaaacaacttgattggtGGTAatagaaaaggaaaagatcCTACCATTGTCACACCTAAGCAGTACCGCATTAGATTTAGAGAAGCTATGGAGCGGTATATCTTGGAGGTACCAGATATCTGGTATGAAGGAGGAAGATAATTTATTGGTAAGAAAATTATTGTAATAAGAAATAGTTCTAGTTATAATAAGGGACAGTATAGGTATAAGTATAGAGTATAAAGTATAAAGTATAAAGTTTAGGACAGTTTAAAGAGGTCGTGCTTAAGGAAGCATAGATATCAGCAAGAACTGACTTGTAGAGCAAGTCCGAAACCATATGGAGAATTGATATGCATAGAAACAGATGAATAGCAGTAGGATACGGTCACGGTAGAGGTAAGTCTAAAGAGAAAAGGTTAGCTCAAGGATACGgcttttcgcagccattgtGTGGGGCAATAATAGTATATGCAGTACGAACGGTGAATTAGtttcagatgaagatttgaGCGATAAGATAGGTGTTTCAGTTGTAGATAAGCGAAATCTGAACGGATTTGAGAAGTACAGTATAGAAGAGTAGGTGTGAGACCGTCAGGATCTAACTGATAGAGACAGAGGATTGATATGGGAGATTCGTAGCTCTGTGGACGCTACTGGGGATGTGCCGTCGGTGGGAGTGGCTCTTTCACGTGATCTGGCATGAGCTGCAGGCGTTGCAGCCGCATGGAGCAGCCGCACGGCGGTAGGAGTCCCACAATTTTGCAGGAGGGAGAGCGCGTCGCGATCTTTAGCGAGGAAGGGAGTAGGAATGGCTGGACAAGAAGGCGAAGTAGATGTCAAGGCGTGGGGCTTAGGAATGGGTAATGGTAGGTAGGAATTGTGAAAGCTGATAGGAGCAGGAATTGTCACTGAGAGGAGTGGCAATTGTCACTGAGAGGAATGATACTGAGTAATGGAGAATTGTACAATCTCGAGAATCAGCGCAGAGAAATACAGACAGAACAGGAACAGAGATTAGGGAGAAAAGTAGATCAAGACGCCATATTCAGTAGCCTTTAAGCCATCGAGACGTCGGTACAGCCTTCCCTTGTATACTCAGTAGTTGGAACGGCAGTCTGTTGTGACCTGTTAATTAGCTGCCTACTCTTTTCTCGTAAAACTTACTTAGTATACTCGAACTGGAACGAAATTTCAGTCGCCAATTTAAGAGTTATCACATCAGACAAATCCACAACAAGTCCAAAACATGGCTACCAAGCAACAGCCGTGGGAAACCGTTGGGTGCTAGCATTATCTCTCGTAACAGCTGGCTCTATGTGGAGCCGTAGGGAGGTGTCTGGGGCTGTGACGACTCTAATAATGTCTCCTATTCTCAGCCATAGCGTTCCCCCCTTATCGCTGAACCCCTATCTCGCGAAAAAAAATATACGGCTGCTGTGTGTtttttgtttgtttgtgGATTATCGCTTTTCTGAGAATCCAGCTTTTGATTTTGGGTGCTACTTTTTTCgttcttttctgatttctctttttctcttgtttTACTGCTGTAGCTGGAACTTGTCACTTactgcttcttctgcttgACTCGTAGTATAACTTTGTCGTCTGCGAATCTTACCCTCGCTTAGATCCTGATCTACTTCACAAAGTAGCATTCTGCCACAGTGAATACTCGTTGTCATTGCAATAGAATATACTCCTATTGGCACCCACTCCCACTGAAATATTGGCTGGCCGTCGTATCATTACATATTGTTCATACTGTTCATATTGTTCACATTGATTCGTAGGGAAACTCGTCGTACTGAACTTCATTGCCATAATAGAACTCAGCTCGCCCACTTGACAGTAATCGATACTGCTCCTACTATTGAAACACTGCTACGCCCATCACATTGATTTGTACATTGTCTTCTGAAAAACATTGATTTGATATCGTATATTATATCGTATACTGATCCACTACTTTCGTCTTCTCCACATTCGCTTAATACTTGCTAGCCTCCAAAATGGCATTCAGACCAGGCTTCCATTCCGTGGCTTTCGTGCTAATTCTCGTATCGTTTGTGTTTCTCCTATTGGCCACCATCTCGCCTCCGGTGGTCTCGACATTTGCTTTGTCGAAAACCAGCGACTACGTCTACGGCATCTTTGGCTTCTGTACAAACTCTGGCTCAAAGTGTAGCACTGCTACGTTCCCGTATTCACTCAGCGATGTCGATGACAAGACTGACAATTGGTTGTTAGCCAATTCCTCCAGAGACAACTTGGCAAAGGTCTTCATCATTGCACCCATTTCTCTTGGtgtcaacttcatcttgcTTGCGTTGATTGTGGCTGCCCACTTCACCGCTAAAACCGTGACCATCTTTGCTATAATCCTCAACTTCATCAGTTTCATCGTCACTACTCTTGTGGCCGTAATAATagtcgtcgtcttctatCCCAATGTTGCCTGGACAGGCTGGATTCTCATTGGTGCAGCAGCTGCCAACTTGATCTCCATCGTATTCTTAGCTCTTGCCGCCACTATCGGTAGCGACGATAACGACGTCGACGATCTCGACAGTGCtgaaaacaacttgactAATTTTACCGTTCTTGagaacaaattcaacaacgTGAGCTCGTATGGCAATACTAGTAATCTTGCCGGTGGCTTCAAGGGTCCTACTACATCGTATTCTGCCAACAACACCTTTGACACCTCTAGTATCGAAAAGGATTATGATTTTAAACAGCAACAGGCAACGGCCGTAGACACTACCAAGCCTTTCCAGCCATATGCCAACACTCTGTCGTCTATCAATAAAACTGTCAGTAACAATTCACTTTACAACACGAAGCCTCAGACAGTAAACGATTTCACAACAAAACAAGCCTCGATCAACGGTTCCGCGTATTCAGAAGGATCGCAAGTTGGCTCCAAGGCCAGTTTGAACAATAGCAGTGGTAACAGACAGCCTCGAGTTAATGGTGCTCCGTATCCGCAGTCAGCACAGCCTGATAAATATAGCAGCGTTTTTGAGCATCATCCGGAAGTCGAAGGCCACAAGCCTTTTACGGAGTTGGACGACTATGATAACTTCGACGATGATGATGCCGTGCCTCTCAACAGAAACACTCCTCCTGGATCTAACGACTCAGATGTGGACTCCGACTTTACAAGTGTTTCCCAAAGAGCTGTCAATCCTAACTATAACAATTACTATGGACAACCGGCCCCCcaacaacctcaacaaTCTGGAAATGGATACTATGCAATGACCCCACAAGGTCCTTCTGGACAGTATCCTCATGTGCAGCAGTACCAGCCTCATTACCAACAGCAATCTCCTCCTCAACCAGGTCCTGGTGGATATTTCGGTGGTTCGAATGGCCCTGGGGCTTACTCTAGACTCGGCCAGCCTGTTCCTCTGCAACGGTCTACGGTGTCTGACAATGTGTTGAACGCAAACCcagacttcaacttggtagGgcccagaagaagaatgcaACCAGGCTTTGTTCCAGTAGCTGCTAGATACAATGCTAACAAATCTGCGGCTGCTAGCTCATTGATGGGCAGAGGTGGAGCTCCTGGCAGTGGTGGGGCTCCTAGGCATGCTGCTAGTGGACCATATGGAGGCTCTATTCCATGAGACTGGAAGAACTCAAGAAGTCACTGGTTGATCTCTGTATTATAGACTTTTATTTACGTTTACTTCTATGGTTGACTATCGATTTATATAATTCTGCCGACTGTGTTTTAGTAATAATttgttgttcaatacaTGCAAAAGATAAAAAGTGCAGTAAGAGACGTAGGTACAGATTCGATAACATATTCTACATACAAGTATAAGAAATTGTACTATTATCAGAATAGAGGTCGCTATGCACTTGCAGATATATTAATATACTGTTGTATTCACATAAACTTCTGTACTTTTGCTGTGGCTAGTTGCTATAAGTAGTCTCAAGCAACTATATGGTTCCATATAGATAGATGGTATCTAGATCTCATTGTTCTCTTCATTCATTATATATTAGATCTACTATATCACATTACTGCCTTCGACAGGTTTATCTATGGTAGGTCGATCTGGTATACTTTGCTGTGGGGGGTGTTTTGGTTTCTCTACAACAGTAGTGCTTCCATGAGGCTTCACCAACACGATGATAAAAAGAACGAACACGATGAGActcatcaagaagatgatttTACACTTGGTTGTTCTCTTCTGGTAATGTTTGGCTTTAATCAACTCCTTGTCTGACTGTTTCAAGTCATGTACTGTGTTCTGTAGGTTGTAATCTATTCTGTCTAACAAACTTCCCTGATCTACGACAAGACTCTCCATCTCTTTGAAGATAGTCAGAATCTCAAGAATTCCCATGGCCAACTTCGaaatttcttgttctcgTTGATGTAAATAACTCTGATTCAGATTTCGttgtgtttgttgaagaacctGTTTCAGATAGTTTTCGATTTGTTGAGATCtgtcgatttcttcatctagTAATGTGTTTGTGTCCATACTCGTTCTAGAAGTAATGAGCGAATccatttcatcttcatcgtctcgcaagaacttgatgtaGTTATTCTGAAGGTTCCGGAAAATGAGCGAACTGTCTTGAATCTTCGTAGCATATGTTTTCTTaaagttgttcaagatttccaagtcgttTTCTGTGTAATTCAAGCCTAAACGGTCATGATTCACATTCAAATACTCAAATTTTTTCACGAGTATATAGCACTTTTCAAATGTTTTCAAGATGTCGTagttcaagttttcaattCGAGACTCTAATGACTTCTTGTCAGATTTATTCACTATGATAAGTCTCTTGTAGAGAGCCAGCAACTCATTGGTCTCTCGTTTAATCGTGACTAAATGGGAGTCCAACTCTTGGGCGATGTCAAAAAGGGAAGGAATCACCGGTTTCATTTCAATTCCATCATCAGTATCACGGTACTTGTTGgttttccttctactcTGTTGGTTTATCAAGccttcctcttcttctatgAGAGAATCAAAACGTGACTCATTGGTTGTCCGGATGGCCCGCGGAATCGTCCGCCTATAtgagagaaagagattgGTACGGTCTCGAAACATTTTGCTAGCTGATTGCTTAATTGGGTTTAATTGTAAAAATAGTAGTTGTTAGAGATTTGTATAGTGGCACAGACTATAAGTTTGGGTGATTACGTAATAATTCCACTTTTGCTACGTAAGCCAAGAAAACACATtatggctgcgaaatctaTCCCTAAAGTAATCCTGATTTTATCATTTCAGGAGTATGAAAATACTGTTACGCCAATACAAATTTATATAAAAGATTAGACTATGATTATACTGTGTTTTAATTTGTCTATTAATAGTTTACTCCATTCTTTACTTTGTTTATATAGTATCATATCTACCGTGTATGTCTTTTCCAATATGAATATTcgtcttcttgttctttatTTCTATCAtcatttttctttcttttccttttttcTGTTCAAAAATTGTAAGTTGTGTAAACTCAAACTGGAAGCGGACTTCATGGGTGCTCCATTGGCAGCTGCACTTCTGTCAGCTGCACTAGAAGAAGGCTTGGTTTTCAAACTGGACGTCGACTGTGTATGGAGCATCAAATGAGAAGGCAAGTCTTGTGTTTTAAAAGTGCTGTTATGCactggagaagttgaaggatgCGGCAATGGTGTCATTGAAAACACAGCAGAGCCAGAGTGTAGAGCAGAAATACCTATAGGAGATGTAGACGGCTTCGGCAGATGAGCATTCAAACTAACACCACTGCTTCCATTACTGTTGCTTCCACTACCAACAAGACTTCTCTTAGATGAGGATCTGGACAATCCAGCTAggttggaagaagagacGTTACGAGAGTTTGAAGGTGACGAGTTGCCGGAAGACAAATTGCGCAAGTTTGCGCTACTAGACCCACGCGACAATAACGATCTGTTTTTAAATGTAGTCTGCTGTGGCACAGGACTGGGtctcatttcttcaaacctCTTGTTCACTTCAGCAAGATTAATCTGGGAACCAGGCAATGGTGGCTCATACATTGGTGCAAGTACTATTTCCTCTGCATCTCCCTTCAAGGCTTCATTATAGGATGGAACCTTAGATAAAGTATCTGTGCTCAAGTTTACGTCAGAATTAATTCTGGAAATGTGAACAGGTGATCCTACACTCGAAGAAATTAATTGGTTATAAGACGAGCCTGTTCTAGCCATTGCTGGTCTGTACGAGCCAGAGCCCAAACTTCTGGAGAAGTAATCGCTGTGGTCCGCCTCCCCGtcaagattgaaaatgGCTCTGTTTTCTTGAGGAGTACCGGGAAGTGAAGAAAAAATAGGAGATCCGGGTTCAGAAAAGTCCTGAACTTGTCGTTGCAAACTCAACTGTCGCAAGTTCTCGTTCAACTGAACACTGTCTAATGGAGACATAGCAAAATGCAGATTTACTTCGGAAGCCGGACGTTCAAATACTCTAGGAGTGGAAGCACCGGAATTTACTGGAGATTCTACAGGAGACACATCTGACCATAAGCGATCATAAATATGTTTCTCGTACACTGGAGGAGCCATGAAGCCGTTGAAGTTGGTAGCcgagttgttgttggatcTTCTCAATTCGCCTCTTTCAGCCTGTGCCTCTGCCATGTCGCTCAAGCTGGTGTTGCTGGCACTATGAAGATCGTTGGTGAataattcttcttcctccgGAGGCACGCCATGCTCATTTGGAGGATGAGAAGCAACTTCCTCGGGATCATCGTGGCTAGCTCTGATTGTCACAAAGGGAGAAATGAACAACAGAATGGGTAACGAAGCTCTAAGCTCGGATACATGTCCGTCTGGATTTACCAAGCCTATGAcaaacttgatcttgtgTCTGACCTTCAAGTTCGAGAAAATATCGCAATCCTGAGTACATTTCGACAAGCTGAGTGGTACACGCAAGAAGGTGTCGACTTCCCATTTATCCATCTGGAAGTTTGGGTCGTTTTCCAGAGGTCGTGGAATCGACTTCTCACATACAATACGTTCGGCATTGTATGCTGGAGGAAGATACCCGAAATACGAGTAGTACTCTACCAACTTGATGGAAATGTCTCCTAATCTCAACCCTTTCAACAATGGCACCAACATGAAACTAATGGGAGTACCTGAACCAATAGCTATAGCTTTACAGGGAACATTTAACGAGTATTCCACCTTCTTGGGCCAAGTATTGTCTACAGCTACAGTTTCTGTCAATTCAGCAGCGTCAGTGGTCAATGTCCTAATAACTCTTATGTGTCTTTTGGCCACCATAGGTGCGTGAAACTTACCTCTGTCGATTGTTGCTTCAAGACGATACACCAACGAAGCACCAGGCAAACCTTCTACTGATTCAGGCATGTCTCCGGGAAGTACAGCACTGAATGGAAATTCATAGTTACCTGCAACTAGGATATGGTTTCCAGGTTTGGGGGAAGCAGACAAGTTTGTAGACGATGCCGAATTTGACAACGCCATACCTgtcaattgcaaattggaagaagacctcaggagaaaagaagaacccAAGTTTTTCAACGAAGAGGCAGACTGGTTTCTGCTGATACCTACAGATGGGGTTGCTTGCGACGAGTTGTCGTACAAGTTGGTGAGGTACAGGTTGATTTCTACATTGTCCCACACATATTCGTAGactttcttggaaaacttggTTGGTTTGGTAAATTCCCCTTTTGTTGTCTTATATGAGTCCTGCCAACTGAGTCTGAGATTGGCATACATTCTCAAGGTGAATTTCTTGATCGATAACGGTTCATTGAGAGACAACATGATTTTTCCAGCCAACAATGCTGATGCCGCATCCTGTGCATTTCCCTTGAGTACCAACACATCGTGGTCGAGGTTCTTCAACCGGATATCAAACAAAGAGGCCGTTTTAGATGAAGTCAGTTTCTTAGGCATTGTGGTGCGATGAGATTAAACAAAAGAAACGAAACTGgaatatgaatatgaatGCAAAACGATGCTGTAATAGCTATATCTGAAGTCAACAGTGACAAAGATGAAATGTCAAAGTCTTTATTATCTGTGATATTGAATAAACAAACCTGAAAAAAACTGTGTTGTTCCAATCTGAATGCTGATAATATAGAAAACAGTATGTTGATATGGATGAATATGGCTCTGTAGTTTTGTGTATCTGGAGAAAGCAAACTAATGGTGCTGCAATAAAGTCTCCAGTATAAACCTCAGGAATTCTACTGCTCTTCTTTaaaaacttcaacaaaatctGGATTCactttccttcttctgttATTTTTTCAAATATCTAATATTGCCTAATAGATAAGATTCAGATAGCAGTCTAGCGAGATGACGGCAAATTCTCCTTTCTTCACTCAAAACTTGTAAGTGAAACCTATTCAATGGCGAATCCCAATCCAGATCTCCTGCTATACTATAGTGACAACGAAAGAAATTAGATATTTACACAAGGAGAACTCTTGTGATGACACCTAAAGGCTAACTTCGAGCCCCTTCGAGTTATGTATGTGTCACGTGCACCGCGTCGCGCTGAATCTCAGCGAGATTTACAAATGGGCTGCTCGATGGGGGCTTGCCGGAAAAACTTCTCCTGCAACATATATAGGGTTCGGAATAACTACTGTGTATGGAAAGGCAAAACCACAGTAACACTATCTAATAAGTTTGGAAGAACACTTTATGCGATTAGACcgaaaatttttcagagcAGATAACACCGCCGCACGTTGATTCGTTGCCGGCGCGTTTCTCCTATTCCACGGTCATCCCTTTGGTCTGGAGCCTCCTTGACcaaaaatttttcattttcttcgttatCGAGGTTACAAGACTTTTGGCCTCAGCGATGGCAGAGCTATTCTAGGAAGGGAAGGTGGTAGAGAAAATTTGTTGCGCTGGCGATGGCGTCGAATTAAGATAGCAGTACGTTGGAAGGTGGCAGGGTCCTGCTGCTTATGTTGTGTTTAAGCTTGTGATGCAGAATAGGGCAACGTGCATTTTAAATGGTAACATGCGATCTCGATATAAATTTGTAGGCAACACATTTGTCAGACTAAAGATTAATTTTTTTGCTTTCGATTAAGTTTTTGCTTCATTTTCTTAGCTTGCTATCTTTTTTTACCTTCCTATCTTTTTCTTACCTTCCTATCACTTTATTGCCTTTCTAAGGATCCTTTTTCTTGGGGCTTTGCTTATTCTCTTGGTACTCGATCTCGTAGACGTCACCATTTAAATTTGTGGCATTATTTACTGGTgttttgaacttgttcttcaccAAATGCGTATGACTTAGATATTTTGTCATATGTTTAGATTTCGTATCCACACTCCACCTTGGCTTCATCTTGTTGTGTTGTGAGTACTT
It contains:
- a CDS encoding T-SNARE affecting a late Golgi compartment protein 2 (go_component membrane), whose protein sequence is MFRDRTNLFLSYRRTIPRAIRTTNESRFDSLIEEEEGLINQQSRRKTNKYRDTDDGIEMKPVIPSLFDIAQELDSHLVTIKRETNELSALYKRLIIVNKSDKKSLESRIENLNYDILKTFEKCYILVKKFEYLNVNHDRLGLNYTENDLEILNNFKKTYATKIQDSSLIFRNLQNNYIKFLRDDEDEMDSLITSRTSMDTNTLLDEEIDRSQQIENYSKQVLQQTQRNSNQSYLHQREQEISKLAMGILEISTIFKEMESLVVDQGSLLDRIDYNLQNTVHDLKQSDKELIKAKHYQKRTTKCKIIFLMSLIVFVLFIIVLVKPHGSTTVVEKPKHPPQQSIPDRPTIDKPVEGSNVI
- a CDS encoding pH-response regulator protein, whose product is MAFRPGFHSVAFVLILVSFVFLLLATISPPVVSTFALSKTSDYVYGIFGFCTNSGSKCSTATFPYSLSDVDDKTDNWLLANSSRDNLAKVFIIAPISLGVNFILLALIVAAHFTAKTVTIFAIILNFISFIVTTLVAVIIVVVFYPNVAWTGWILIGAAAANLISIVFLALAATIGSDDNDVDDLDSAENNLTNFTVLENKFNNVSSYGNTSNLAGGFKGPTTSYSANNTFDTSSIEKDYDFKQQQATAVDTTKPFQPYANTSSSINKTVSNNSLYNTKPQTVNDFTTKQASINGSAYSEGSQVGSKASLNNSSGNRQPRVNGAPYPQSAQPDKYSSVFEHHPEVEGHKPFTELDDYDNFDDDDAVPLNRNTPPGSNDSDVDSDFTSVSQRAVNPNYNNYYGQPAPQQPQQSGNGYYAMTPQGPSGQYPHVQQYQPHYQQQSPPQPGPGGYFGGSNGPGAYSRLGQPVPSQRSTVSDNVLNANPDFNLVGPRRRMQPGFVPVAARYNANKSAAASSLMGRGGAPGSGGAPRHAASGPYGGSIP
- a CDS encoding O-dinitrobenzene, calcium and zinc resistance protein encodes the protein MPKKSTSSKTASLFDIRLKNLDHDVLVLKGNAQDAASALLAGKIMLSLNEPLSIKKFTLRMYANLRLSWQDSYKTTKGEFTKPTKFSKKVYEYVWDNVEINSYLTNLYDNSSQATPSVGISRNQSASSLKNLGSSFLSRSSSNLQLTGMALSNSASSTNLSASPKPGNHILVAGNYEFPFSAVLPGDMPESVEGLPGASLVYRLEATIDRGKFHAPMVAKRHIRVIRTLTTDAAELTETVAVDNTWPKKVEYSLNVPCKAIAIGSGTPISFMLVPLLKGLRLGDISIKLVEYYSYFGYLPPAYNAERIVCEKSIPRPSENDPNFQMDKWEVDTFLRVPLSLSKCTQDCDIFSNLKVRHKIKFVIGLVNPDGHVSELRASLPISLFISPFVTIRASHDDPEEVASHPPNEHGVPPEEEELFTNDLHSASNTSLSDMAEAQAERGELRRSNNNSATNFNGFMAPPVYEKHIYDRLWSDVSPVESPVNSGASTPRVFERPASEVNSHFAMSPLDSVQLNENLRQLSLQRQVQDFSEPGSPIFSSLPGTPQENRAIFNLDGEADHSDYFSRSLGSGSYRPAMARTGSSYNQLISSSVGSPVHISRINSDVNLSTDTLSKVPSYNEALKGDAEEIVLAPMYEPPLPGSQINLAEVNKRFEEMRPSPVPQQTTFKNRSLLSRGSSSANLRNLSSGNSSPSNSRNVSSSNLAGLSRSSSKRSLVGSGSNSNGSSGVSLNAHSPKPSTSPIVHNSTFKTQDLPSHLMLHTQSTSSLKTKPSSSAADRSAAANGAPMKSASSLSLHNLQFLNRKKEKKEK